ACTCCAAGGAAGACCTGGACAAGGGTATGGAGGTTTTTGTCTCCGTAGGCAGGGAAATGGGCGTGATCTCTTAAGGAGCTATCGGTTGCGCTGAGGGTCTGTGTTCGTCCGGACGAGTGACAAAAAACAAAAATTGGGGTAACGTAAAGCCTTGTCTTGAACATCGACGGTCGAGTTTGGACCGACATATTTTGGAGGAGGCTTTTGAATGGTTAATATTGCGACTTGGGCTAGTTCACCAAAAGAGTGGCAAGGCGATGCGCTCTTGGCGTTGTTGCACGAAGAGGACTGCAAGGAACGCCCTATTCCGTCTCCTTGGGATGGATATGGCGAATACATCGAGGCTCTGCTGGAGCGCGGGGACTTCGAGGGGAAGAAGGGCAGCCTGACGAAAATCCCTCTTTTCGAGGGCGCAAAAAACGTCAAAAACCTCTACCTGGCGGGGTTGGGTAAAATCGCAAAACGCTCGCCCGCTACATTGCGCGACGTTCTAACGGGCGCGTTGCGCAAAATTGGACGCGAACGGAACAGATCGATACTGATTTTGTCCGATCAAACGGATCCCGAAGCAGACATGATCCTGGGTGAGTCCGCTGGGCTTTGTGGCTATGTCTTCGATAAGTACAAGAAAAAAGAAGAAGAAGACAAAAGTGGTTTTGTCCTGGAGAAAATTTTTGTCCAGAAGCTCGACACGGAGTTGGCGGCCAAGGGACAGATTTTCGCTGACTCCCAATGCTTTGCCCGCGACCTGGCCAACGAGCCGGGTAACGTCATCAACCCCGTGACCTTGGCGGAGATCGCCATAAACTTCGCAAAAGAACAGGGCCTAACCTGCGAGGTCTGGAACGAGAAAAAATTGGCGGACGAAAAAATGGGAGCCCTCCTAGCTGTGGGACAAGGATCGAAAAACCCTCCTCGATTAATTCACTTGACCTATACACCCAAGGACAATAGAAAAGAAAATAAAATCGTCTTCGTGGGTAAGGGAATCACCTTCGATAGCGGCGGTCTGGACCTAAAACCCTCCGACTTCATGAAAACCATGAAGGGGGATAAAAGTGGGGCTTGCAACGTTCTGGGGATTATGAAGGGCGCGGCGGCTCTGGGGGTAAAGGCGGAAATCCACGGCATCATTGCC
This portion of the Synergistaceae bacterium genome encodes:
- a CDS encoding leucyl aminopeptidase, producing the protein MVNIATWASSPKEWQGDALLALLHEEDCKERPIPSPWDGYGEYIEALLERGDFEGKKGSLTKIPLFEGAKNVKNLYLAGLGKIAKRSPATLRDVLTGALRKIGRERNRSILILSDQTDPEADMILGESAGLCGYVFDKYKKKEEEDKSGFVLEKIFVQKLDTELAAKGQIFADSQCFARDLANEPGNVINPVTLAEIAINFAKEQGLTCEVWNEKKLADEKMGALLAVGQGSKNPPRLIHLTYTPKDNRKENKIVFVGKGITFDSGGLDLKPSDFMKTMKGDKSGACNVLGIMKGAAALGVKAEIHGIIAAAENMPGGNAFRPDDIIRARNGKTIEIDNTDAEGRLVLADALAFASEMRPNAIIDMATLTGACAVALGSWSAGLFTMNEGLCESLLASSGRRGERLWRLPMDDEKIGETLKSKFADLVNGANRYGGATFAAMFLNEFVEKEIPWAHIDIAGADFMKENSGVYARGASAWGVRTCLDYLTNLY